Proteins encoded within one genomic window of Eurosta solidaginis isolate ZX-2024a chromosome 1, ASM4086904v1, whole genome shotgun sequence:
- the LOC137239887 gene encoding uncharacterized protein isoform X2, which translates to MVFDLSTTKILAQSSTSCFTDNFFEGCQRKNLRKCGYQYQNCECRPCCISSMINDHTYTLLKKICRKVIRDYQRQQSREKYTIFDGGNGINVEIHRSSFDRNSKSVSAVLSSPDDYNNNTVKRTENVKINSKNYLYDSFGVGRDTRTRTRNREDFNKKQRTGRVKKANRNNIGEGKHDGGTTEKGDELVAQVHLFPKKFNIGKKIGYAFKNKSDDKGENKAAASKKEGTGIDNEERHQSEGVQGSGKKIPDKNKQPKPVEDDEADHEFKKNDQEAITRKGSNKNNERDFLIKERYTASKHNPDGNMKGHNIGPDGLVKNKRGIDKTNHFFPIGKISPRERKNFSNFPVVSGLRAKVRGGHDVTPVLPHRSAFSNNGQKKYINRNQRQLFKTSKDGINEYRGFRCKIRRFRTSRCVGLRFVRYREYPTMLLSRCDQVRPCDILRVNMEQREIFERQRCFCPSCPCDCSDVYFQAYSRICSHLY; encoded by the exons ATGGTTTTTGATTTAAGTACCACTAAGATCCTCGCGCAATCTAG CACAAGCTGTTTCACGGACAACTTTTTTGAAGGATGTCAGAGAAAAAATCTGCGAAAATGCGGTTATCAATACCAAAATTGCGAATGCCGCCCCTGTTGCATAAGTTCCATGATAAATGACCACACATACACATTGCTTAAGAAAATATGCAGAAAAGTGATCAGGGATTATCAAAGACAGCAAAGTCGagaaaaatatacaatttttgaTGGTGGGAATGGTATCAATGTGGAGATACATCGCTCATCCTTTG ATAGAAACAGCAAATCTGTTAGTGCTGTACTAAGTTCGCCTGACGACTATAATAACAATACCGTAAAGCGAACtgaaaatgttaaaattaatagcAAAAATTATTTGTATGATTCCTTCGGTGTGGGACGGGATACGAGAACAAGAACCAGGAATCGGGAGGATTTTAATAAAAAACAGAGAACAGGTAGAGTAAAGAAAGCCAATAGAAATAATATTGGCGAAGGTAAACATGATGGAGGCACAACCGAAAAAGGCGACGAATTGGTTGCCCAAGTTCACCTTTTTCCAAAAAAGTTTAACATAGGTAAGAAGATTGGATATgcctttaaaaataaaagtgatgATAAGGGCGAGAATAAAGCGGCCGCTAGTAAAAAAGAAGGCACAGGTATCGATAACGAAGAAAGGCATCAAAGCGAGGGGGTACAAGGTTCTGGCAAGAAAATTCCTGATAAAAACAAACAACCAAAACCGGTCGAAGACGACGAGGCAGACCATGAG TTTAAAAAAAACGACCAAGAGGCTATAACGAGAAAGGGGTCCAATAAAAATAATGAACGAGACTTTCTGATAAAAGAACGATATACAGCTTCAAAACATAATCCTGATGGCAATATGAAGGGCCATAATATAGGCCCTGATGGCTTAGTGAAAAATAAAAGAGGTATTGATAAAACTAATCACTTTTTCCCAATTGGTAAAATTTCACCTCGTGAAAGGAAAAACTTCTCAAATTTTCCAGTAGTATCAGGTTTACGAGCGAAAGTTCGGGGAGGTCATGATGTAACTCCAGTTTTGCCTCACCGATCAGCTTTTTCCAATAACGGCCAGAAGAAATACATAAATCGTAATCAAAGACAACTTTTCAAAACCAGCAAAGATGGAATTAATGAATATCGTGGCTTTAGGTGCAAAATAAGAAGGTTCCGAACCTCTCGTTGCGTTGGGCTGCGATTTGTCCGGTACCGGGAATATCCGACTATGTTACTTAGCCGTTGTGATCAAGTTAGACCATGTGACATACTTCGAGTCAACATGGAACAACGTGAAATATT TGAAAGGCAACGATGTTTTTGTCCGTCATGCCCTTGTGACTGTAGTGATGTTTACTTTCAAGCTTATTCTAGAATTTGTTCTCACTTATATTAG
- the LOC137239887 gene encoding uncharacterized protein isoform X1, with amino-acid sequence MVFDLSTTKILAQSSTSCFTDNFFEGCQRKNLRKCGYQYQNCECRPCCISSMINDHTYTLLKKICRKVIRDYQRQQSREKYTIFDGGNGINVEIHRSSFDRNSKSVSAVLSSPDDYNNNTVKRTENVKINSKNYLYDSFGVGRDTRTRTRNREDFNKKQRTGRVKKANRNNIGEGKHDGGTTEKGDELVAQVHLFPKKFNIGKKIGYAFKNKSDDKGENKAAASKKEGTGIDNEERHQSEGVQGSGKKIPDKNKQPKPVEDDEADHEVKKLNRSLKYKSRTDKLTRTSLNLEKFKKNDQEAITRKGSNKNNERDFLIKERYTASKHNPDGNMKGHNIGPDGLVKNKRGIDKTNHFFPIGKISPRERKNFSNFPVVSGLRAKVRGGHDVTPVLPHRSAFSNNGQKKYINRNQRQLFKTSKDGINEYRGFRCKIRRFRTSRCVGLRFVRYREYPTMLLSRCDQVRPCDILRVNMEQREIFERQRCFCPSCPCDCSDVYFQAYSRICSHLY; translated from the exons ATGGTTTTTGATTTAAGTACCACTAAGATCCTCGCGCAATCTAG CACAAGCTGTTTCACGGACAACTTTTTTGAAGGATGTCAGAGAAAAAATCTGCGAAAATGCGGTTATCAATACCAAAATTGCGAATGCCGCCCCTGTTGCATAAGTTCCATGATAAATGACCACACATACACATTGCTTAAGAAAATATGCAGAAAAGTGATCAGGGATTATCAAAGACAGCAAAGTCGagaaaaatatacaatttttgaTGGTGGGAATGGTATCAATGTGGAGATACATCGCTCATCCTTTG ATAGAAACAGCAAATCTGTTAGTGCTGTACTAAGTTCGCCTGACGACTATAATAACAATACCGTAAAGCGAACtgaaaatgttaaaattaatagcAAAAATTATTTGTATGATTCCTTCGGTGTGGGACGGGATACGAGAACAAGAACCAGGAATCGGGAGGATTTTAATAAAAAACAGAGAACAGGTAGAGTAAAGAAAGCCAATAGAAATAATATTGGCGAAGGTAAACATGATGGAGGCACAACCGAAAAAGGCGACGAATTGGTTGCCCAAGTTCACCTTTTTCCAAAAAAGTTTAACATAGGTAAGAAGATTGGATATgcctttaaaaataaaagtgatgATAAGGGCGAGAATAAAGCGGCCGCTAGTAAAAAAGAAGGCACAGGTATCGATAACGAAGAAAGGCATCAAAGCGAGGGGGTACAAGGTTCTGGCAAGAAAATTCCTGATAAAAACAAACAACCAAAACCGGTCGAAGACGACGAGGCAGACCATGAGGTAAAAAAACTCAATAGAAGCCTTAAATATAAAAGTCGGACAGACAAGTTAACAAGAACTTCGTTAAATCTTGAGAAGTTTAAAAAAAACGACCAAGAGGCTATAACGAGAAAGGGGTCCAATAAAAATAATGAACGAGACTTTCTGATAAAAGAACGATATACAGCTTCAAAACATAATCCTGATGGCAATATGAAGGGCCATAATATAGGCCCTGATGGCTTAGTGAAAAATAAAAGAGGTATTGATAAAACTAATCACTTTTTCCCAATTGGTAAAATTTCACCTCGTGAAAGGAAAAACTTCTCAAATTTTCCAGTAGTATCAGGTTTACGAGCGAAAGTTCGGGGAGGTCATGATGTAACTCCAGTTTTGCCTCACCGATCAGCTTTTTCCAATAACGGCCAGAAGAAATACATAAATCGTAATCAAAGACAACTTTTCAAAACCAGCAAAGATGGAATTAATGAATATCGTGGCTTTAGGTGCAAAATAAGAAGGTTCCGAACCTCTCGTTGCGTTGGGCTGCGATTTGTCCGGTACCGGGAATATCCGACTATGTTACTTAGCCGTTGTGATCAAGTTAGACCATGTGACATACTTCGAGTCAACATGGAACAACGTGAAATATT TGAAAGGCAACGATGTTTTTGTCCGTCATGCCCTTGTGACTGTAGTGATGTTTACTTTCAAGCTTATTCTAGAATTTGTTCTCACTTATATTAG